One window from the genome of Verrucomicrobiia bacterium encodes:
- a CDS encoding CPXCG motif-containing cysteine-rich protein: MEESVPVQCPYCGQVFDLALDTSAGSQQFTTDCEICCRPFTVRAECEAGEILSVEIDGA; the protein is encoded by the coding sequence ATGGAAGAATCCGTCCCTGTCCAATGTCCTTACTGCGGCCAGGTCTTTGACCTGGCCCTCGACACCTCGGCCGGCAGCCAGCAGTTCACGACCGACTGCGAAATCTGCTGCCGTCCGTTCACCGTCCGCGCCGAATGCGAAGCTGGCGAGATTCTCAGTGTGGAAATCGACGGCGCATAG